The following are encoded together in the Streptomyces sp. NBC_00341 genome:
- a CDS encoding dienelactone hydrolase family protein, with translation MPTTTTLQIPTADGLADAFAVFPDSGRRHPGVLMYPDGFGIRPVLRDMAAELAGHGYYVLVPNVFYRHGPNPVIELPEYIGEEARSGVMAQVMPLIGAHTAERVRSDADAYLGFLAGRPEVSDGPVAVTGYCIGGLLAMRTAAAYPDKVAAVAGFHAPVGADGPELFSTVTAQVHLGHAEGDITPEGLDELNRSLDAAGAGFTSEIYPDTVHGFTMSDTDAFSASGLQLHWDRLLPLLERSLPAG, from the coding sequence ATGCCCACCACCACCACGCTTCAGATCCCCACCGCGGACGGCCTGGCCGACGCCTTCGCCGTCTTTCCCGACAGCGGCCGGCGGCACCCCGGGGTGCTGATGTACCCGGACGGCTTCGGCATCAGGCCCGTGCTGCGGGACATGGCAGCCGAACTGGCCGGACACGGGTACTACGTGCTCGTCCCGAACGTCTTCTACCGGCACGGCCCCAACCCGGTCATCGAACTTCCCGAGTACATCGGGGAAGAGGCCCGCTCCGGGGTCATGGCCCAGGTGATGCCCCTGATCGGGGCGCACACCGCCGAACGCGTGCGCAGCGACGCCGACGCCTACCTGGGGTTCCTCGCCGGCCGCCCCGAGGTGAGTGACGGCCCGGTCGCGGTGACCGGATACTGCATAGGCGGACTGCTCGCGATGCGCACCGCCGCGGCCTACCCGGACAAGGTGGCCGCCGTCGCCGGATTCCACGCCCCCGTGGGCGCCGACGGTCCGGAACTCTTCTCCACGGTCACCGCTCAGGTCCACCTCGGCCACGCCGAGGGCGACATCACGCCCGAGGGCCTGGACGAGCTGAACCGGTCCCTGGACGCCGCGGGAGCCGGCTTCACTTCCGAGATCTACCCGGACACCGTCCACGGCTTCACCATGTCCGACACCGACGCGTTCAGCGCCTCCGGGCTGCAGCTCCACTGGGACCGCCTGCTGCCCCTCCTGGAGCGTTCCCTGCCCGCCGGCTGA
- a CDS encoding AAA domain-containing protein, whose product MRSGQGRYHHREALLECWRAIELFGPPSIPALPRRRSAARSGPGDEYIVDLTPLPGQAPPLLPWDGGHPDTGARRAPRGRMWRHEIYCGIFELELLRQAMIAVLPAGTDPDPGVPQSELTLAGESAMFALILDEEGRPVEDTSVISACAWATGRLFDPGPSARGWLDGFEDLDDAFGTAIDELTATTIPYGSAAPPPGTTSEQRPGSGREPGTAAGSDRASWQRLLGEILGGAAVGAVEALFGEVAGAALQGAAEPLVSRAADWAAARRLVANEGEPGDPESAGTVPGPVRAGSADTPEAREGGSGPRALGFADLVALTAQIADLCGVRDRLRPRVVRVRSRLVHRPRDPQAKVAAAAPFLNSLLPPDLDRVAGAVGKGIGPALDAYLTEHDALAVGARTDVRQERGVVLAGVGPELVPAGRWPAPARFPLALSQQFAVDRMLADRAGTGGGMFSVNGPPGTGKTTMLRDLVAALVVERAAVLATFDRPGQAFTGPAWRGKDRQGTHTRFVSRLDPRLTGFEIVVASSNNGAVENITAELPGLSALDEHWHGGPDHFSDLASALLGGPAWGLVAAVLGNKTNRKEFGDRFWWGRLPEREADARSEAGRPPLRGMRAVLSDWIPPRIPPGGRRPAASAAGGAPAGPVEPVPSWSDAVLAFRTAQDEVERLRVERARLASELAAVDSPSAGQRIADLEAAVPRADRKVVAAAAAVERAAGVTEEAQSATAAAEARHRAATEHVPRARQELAAARADVSAARELAAHHRDYVTALTSRQDAPQTVEPGLRGGLRRLLQSSADRQAAQHRQERTQAEITELLLQHRAALDDSVARVAAAVHAESLAVGRISRSATAAEEAAAGLTAARAHERTARTRQAAADTALRQARQAVDTALGDLRAATTELNRRHNALQWAAAALPSLPLGWQHDDEAVQELGSPWSDEEWSTARSDLFLRALDLHRAFVAGAAQKVRGNLQVLMELMAGTNGPLPDEEVEHAWQTLFLVVPVVSTTFSSVGSMFARLGRESIGWLLVDEAGQATPQAAVGALWRARRAVLVGDPLQLEPVVTMPTALQRRLLRAYGVDERWLPSATSAQAVADRTNRYGTYLPAPDSDDGHVWVGSPLRVHRRCEEPMFTVSNEVAYGGLMVHGTARQAFPDSERDGLLPSRWLNTDDSARPADAPWGVRDRRAFEFVLDLLERNGVGVERIRVIAPFRALVAECKKVCRDRAGWTAELLEERCATVHRAQGKEADVVVLVLGGGRRGAREWAAGSPHLLNVAASRAKRRLYVIGERDLWAPLAHFDVLARELTEFDHVSDRETWPPDGE is encoded by the coding sequence GTGCGGAGCGGACAGGGGCGGTACCACCACCGGGAAGCACTGCTGGAGTGCTGGCGCGCCATCGAGCTGTTCGGTCCGCCGAGCATTCCGGCACTGCCCCGACGGCGCTCCGCCGCACGGTCCGGGCCGGGCGACGAGTACATCGTCGATCTGACGCCGCTGCCGGGACAGGCGCCGCCGCTCCTGCCGTGGGACGGCGGCCACCCGGACACAGGCGCGCGCCGGGCGCCCCGCGGCCGGATGTGGCGTCACGAGATCTACTGCGGGATTTTCGAACTGGAACTGCTCCGGCAGGCCATGATCGCGGTACTCCCCGCGGGGACCGATCCGGATCCCGGTGTGCCGCAGTCCGAGCTGACGCTGGCGGGCGAGAGCGCGATGTTCGCCCTGATCCTGGATGAAGAGGGGCGACCGGTCGAGGACACGTCCGTGATCTCCGCCTGTGCCTGGGCGACCGGCCGCCTCTTCGATCCGGGACCCTCCGCGCGGGGTTGGCTGGACGGATTCGAGGACCTCGACGACGCGTTCGGCACGGCGATCGACGAACTGACAGCCACCACGATTCCCTACGGCTCCGCCGCCCCACCCCCTGGCACGACGTCCGAGCAGCGGCCGGGCTCCGGCCGTGAGCCGGGAACCGCGGCCGGCTCCGACCGCGCGAGTTGGCAGCGGCTGCTCGGCGAAATCCTGGGCGGCGCCGCCGTCGGCGCGGTCGAGGCCCTGTTCGGCGAGGTCGCCGGCGCCGCCTTGCAGGGCGCGGCCGAACCCCTGGTGAGCCGCGCCGCCGACTGGGCGGCGGCCCGTCGGCTCGTAGCGAACGAGGGGGAGCCCGGGGATCCGGAGAGCGCCGGAACCGTTCCCGGGCCGGTGCGGGCCGGCTCCGCGGACACGCCGGAGGCGCGCGAGGGCGGGTCCGGCCCCCGCGCGCTCGGGTTCGCCGATCTCGTCGCCCTCACCGCGCAGATCGCCGACCTGTGCGGGGTGCGGGACCGCCTGCGGCCCCGAGTGGTCCGGGTGCGCAGCAGGCTCGTCCACCGGCCCAGGGACCCGCAGGCGAAGGTGGCCGCCGCGGCCCCCTTCCTGAACAGTCTGCTTCCTCCTGATCTCGACCGGGTGGCAGGGGCGGTCGGCAAGGGGATCGGCCCGGCTCTGGACGCGTATCTGACCGAGCACGATGCCCTAGCCGTGGGGGCGCGGACGGATGTGCGCCAGGAGCGCGGAGTCGTCCTGGCCGGGGTGGGTCCGGAGCTGGTTCCGGCGGGGCGCTGGCCCGCACCGGCGCGGTTCCCGCTCGCGCTGAGCCAGCAGTTCGCGGTCGACCGGATGCTCGCGGACCGCGCGGGTACCGGGGGCGGGATGTTCTCGGTGAACGGCCCGCCAGGCACGGGCAAGACGACGATGCTGCGCGACCTGGTCGCCGCACTGGTGGTCGAGCGGGCGGCGGTACTGGCCACGTTCGACCGGCCCGGACAGGCATTCACCGGCCCGGCATGGCGGGGCAAGGACCGCCAGGGCACGCACACGCGGTTCGTGTCGAGGCTCGACCCCCGGCTGACCGGTTTCGAGATCGTGGTCGCCTCCTCCAACAACGGTGCGGTCGAGAACATCACCGCTGAACTGCCCGGCCTCAGCGCGCTCGATGAGCACTGGCACGGCGGACCCGACCACTTCTCCGACCTCGCCTCGGCCCTCCTCGGCGGCCCCGCGTGGGGGCTGGTCGCGGCGGTGCTCGGAAACAAGACCAACCGCAAGGAGTTCGGCGACCGGTTCTGGTGGGGCAGGCTGCCCGAGAGGGAGGCCGACGCCCGGTCCGAGGCGGGACGGCCGCCACTGCGCGGTATGCGGGCCGTTCTGAGTGACTGGATCCCGCCGAGGATTCCGCCCGGCGGCCGGCGCCCCGCCGCCTCGGCGGCCGGCGGCGCACCGGCCGGGCCCGTCGAGCCCGTGCCGTCGTGGTCCGACGCGGTCCTCGCGTTCCGCACCGCCCAGGACGAGGTCGAGCGCCTGCGCGTCGAGCGTGCCCGGCTGGCCTCCGAACTGGCGGCCGTCGACTCCCCGTCGGCCGGGCAGCGGATCGCGGACCTGGAAGCCGCCGTACCCCGCGCGGACCGGAAGGTCGTCGCCGCGGCGGCCGCCGTGGAGCGGGCCGCCGGCGTCACCGAAGAAGCGCAGAGCGCCACAGCGGCCGCCGAGGCCCGGCACCGGGCGGCGACCGAGCACGTGCCACGAGCCCGGCAGGAACTGGCCGCCGCCCGCGCGGATGTGTCGGCCGCCCGCGAACTGGCCGCGCACCACCGCGACTACGTCACCGCGCTCACTTCCCGCCAGGACGCACCACAAACCGTCGAGCCGGGCCTGCGCGGCGGGCTGCGGCGCCTGCTCCAGAGCTCTGCCGACCGGCAGGCCGCCCAACACCGGCAGGAGCGAACCCAGGCCGAGATCACGGAACTGCTCCTCCAGCACCGCGCCGCCCTCGACGACTCCGTGGCGCGGGTCGCCGCAGCCGTGCACGCCGAGTCCCTGGCCGTAGGCCGGATCTCGCGGTCCGCCACCGCAGCCGAAGAGGCGGCCGCCGGTCTCACCGCAGCCCGCGCGCACGAACGGACCGCGCGCACCCGGCAGGCCGCGGCGGACACTGCCCTGCGGCAGGCCCGGCAGGCCGTCGACACGGCCTTGGGCGACCTGCGGGCCGCCACGACCGAGCTCAACCGGCGCCACAACGCGCTGCAATGGGCGGCTGCGGCTCTGCCCTCACTGCCGCTCGGCTGGCAGCATGACGACGAGGCCGTGCAGGAACTCGGCTCTCCCTGGTCGGACGAGGAATGGTCCACCGCGCGCAGCGACCTGTTCCTGCGCGCTCTCGACCTGCACCGCGCCTTTGTGGCCGGGGCCGCGCAAAAGGTCCGGGGCAATCTCCAGGTACTCATGGAGCTGATGGCGGGAACCAATGGGCCGCTGCCCGACGAAGAGGTCGAGCATGCCTGGCAGACCCTGTTCCTCGTGGTGCCCGTAGTGTCCACCACGTTCTCCTCCGTCGGCAGCATGTTCGCGCGCCTCGGCCGGGAGTCGATCGGCTGGCTGCTCGTCGACGAGGCCGGGCAGGCCACACCACAGGCCGCCGTGGGCGCGCTGTGGCGTGCCCGCCGTGCCGTGCTGGTCGGCGATCCGCTCCAGCTCGAGCCCGTCGTCACCATGCCCACCGCTCTGCAGCGCAGGCTGCTGCGCGCCTACGGCGTCGACGAGCGGTGGCTGCCCTCGGCCACCTCGGCCCAGGCCGTGGCCGACCGGACCAACCGCTACGGCACCTACCTGCCGGCACCGGACAGCGACGACGGCCACGTCTGGGTGGGGTCACCGCTGCGCGTCCACCGCCGTTGCGAGGAGCCGATGTTCACCGTCAGCAATGAGGTCGCGTACGGCGGCCTCATGGTCCACGGCACCGCGCGACAGGCGTTCCCCGACAGCGAACGGGACGGGCTGCTGCCCAGCCGCTGGCTCAACACCGATGACTCCGCCCGCCCGGCCGACGCCCCGTGGGGCGTACGCGACCGGCGTGCGTTCGAGTTCGTCCTCGATCTCCTGGAGCGCAACGGCGTCGGCGTCGAGCGCATACGGGTCATCGCCCCGTTCCGTGCCCTCGTCGCCGAGTGCAAGAAGGTCTGCCGCGACCGCGCAGGCTGGACCGCTGAACTCCTGGAAGAACGCTGCGCCACGGTCCACCGCGCACAGGGCAAGGAAGCCGATGTCGTCGTCCTCGTGCTCGGCGGCGGCCGTCGCGGAGCACGCGAGTGGGCGGCCGGCAGCCCGCATCTGCTCAACGTGGCCGCGAGCCGCGCCAAGCGCCGCCTCTACGTCATCGGTGAGCGCGACCTGTGGGCCCCGCTCGCCCATTTCGACGTCCTCGCTCGCGAACTGACGGAGTTCGACCACGTCAGTGACCGCGAGACCTGGCCGCCGGACGGAGAGTGA